In Streptomyces sp. NBC_00344, the genomic window CGTCGGCGTCGTAGGTGCCGGGCTTGAAGAGTTCGGCATGGCGCGCCGCACCGAACTGGTTCTTCTCCTGTTCCCTGAAGACGGAGTCCAGCCGCCCCTGGATGTCCTCCCGGGACATCGACGGGTCGAACACATCGACATTGGGACCGAAGTCCGGGTCCGATGCGGAGGACGTGACGCGTGAGTCGGGGGAAGGCTGGCCCGCGTCGGCGTTCTGGACCGAGATCACTCCGAGTGCGCCGGCCGCGAGGAGGAACGCGGCGGCCACCGGGGCCGGCCGGCTGCGGCGGCGGCGCGCCCGGTGGCCGCCCGTGGCTGCGGGCTGTTCGGGATTCATGGATGCCCCCTCTCAGCCCTGGTACCGGGCGAAGATCTTGGTGAACTGCCATGCGTCCTGGTCGACGCCCGAGCACGTGTCGTCGTTCGGATAGGCGCCGGGGCAGGGCCGGTCACGGTTGACGGACCAGAAGGACAGACGGGCGAGGTGGTGCTCGCTCGCATAGGCGAGGATCGACTCGAAGTCGCCGGTGGTGACGGTCTCCTGGTTGTCCGTGATGCCGTTCATCGAGGAGAGCCCGCTGTGCCGGTAGGCGTCGTCGTCGCTGTAGCCGTAGGCGCTCTTCACGGTGTTCTTCAGACCGTCCGTTGCCTGCTCGGTCAAGTCGGCCATGTTCTGCCCGGCACCGCCGAAGTCGAATGGCATGATCGTCCAGCCGTCCACCTCGAGCCCCGAATCCGCCGCACGCCCGATCATGCTGTCGTCGGGGCCGCCCTGATCGCTGGGGAAGGTCACGTAGGTGACCAGTCCCGCGTTGTCCGCCTTGACCTTCTTCAGCGCGTCGATGGTCTTCTGCTGGATGACGGCGCTGTTGTAGGCATCCCCTTCGATGTCGATGTCGATCGCCTTGAGGCCATAGGCGTCGATCACCTTCTGATAGGCGCCCGCCAGTGCGTCCGAGTCGGCGCAGGATTCCTCGAGCTTGTTGCCGCTGGCTCCACCGAATGACGGAACGACATCGCCGCCGCCCTTGCGTACGGTGTCCACGGTCCGCTGGTCGACGTCGCCGGTGAGCGGCCGGGACCCGTCCCACTTGGGATCGCAGGTGCCGTCACTGAGCACGAACGCGAGGGTGAACCAGCTGACGCCGGTGGCCTGCTGCACCTCGGCCGGGTCGGGCGGGTTGCCCCAGCCGTTGTAGAGATAGGGCGCCACGGCCTGGGGTGCCGCGGCCAGGGTGGGGGGCGTGGCAGCGGACGGTTCGGCCTGTGCTGTGAAAGCGGTTCCACCAGCCACAGCCGCCACCGCGACGGCTGTGGCGACAGGGCGGAGGCGACGGCTCAGCGGCCTGCGGCCATGACTGAGTGCGTGACTCATGAGAAGCCTTCCTGCTGTGGGGGGAGGGAAGGTCTGCGGCCCGTTATGGGCGTTTCGTTTTTCGCGAACCCGTCAGGAACGGGACGAACGACACCCCGGGGCATTGGTCCGGACTTAATTCAGGGCCCGAGTTAACCCGTGAAGAACTGTTGCGTCAAGGGCTCGTGACCACCGTCGGACTTCAAAGAGTCAACGCAGCCGGGGAGTTGCGAGTGGCGCCGAGGACCGCCCCCGGCGAGCGACCCCGCCTGCCGGGGAAAGCGTATTCACGGCGGGCCGACCCCACCGGGCCCGTCTCCCAGTGGGCGAACGAGGCCACGGGCGCGACTGTCCCGCCCTCTTCCAACAGTTCCGGCCATGAACCCGCCCCTCAGGCGAGCCGGGTCAGTTCGGCCCGCCCGAGCCCGCCACGCAGAGGCTCCCCGCGGGCGAAGCGTTCGGCCTCCTCCACCGCGTACCGCCCGAGCCTGCGCACCTCGCTGCCCTGGGCACCCGCGACATGGGGGGTGACCAGCACATTGGACAGACGAAGCAAGGGGTGATCCGTGGGCAGCGGCTCCGGGTCCGTGACATCGAGAAAGGCATCGAGGCGGCCCGAAGCGCAGACGCGGGCCAGCGCCTCGGTGTCGACGAGACTGCCGCGGGCCGTGTTGATCACCGTGCCGCCGTCCGGGATGAGCGCCAGCATGTCGGCACTCAACAGATGGCGCGTCTCCGGCAGTTGTGGGGCGTGCACGCTGACCACCGAGCTGCTGCTGCAGAGCTCCCGCAGCGGCACCAGCTCAGCGCCCAGCTCAGCGGCTTCCGCCGTTCCGACGTAGGGGTCGGTGAGCAGCACGCGGTACCCGGCATCCGACGCGACGAGCCGTTCGATCACCCGCCGGCCGATGTGCGAGGCGCCGATGACGCCGATGGTGCGGCCGTCCGCACCCTCTCGTTCGGTGAATCCGGGCCAGCCTGTCGCATACCGGGCAGCGCTCGTCAGGGCTCGTTTGGAGCCGAGGGTGATGGCGGCCAGAGTGAAGTCCGCCACCGGACCGGCGTTTGCGTCCGCCGCCGATGAGACCAGCAGCTTCCGTTGCCACACCGCTTCCGTGACGAGGTACTTGACCGAGCCCGCCGCGTGGACGACTGCCCGCAGCCGGGGCGCACCCGCCAGCACCTCCGCGGTGAGCGGGGGACAGCCCCAACCGGTGATGAGGAGTTGGGTACCGGCCAGCGCGTCCCGTGCATCGCCGCAGGTGAGCGAAGCGGTGAGCGGCAGGGGTACGAGATCGACACTTCGGGCCAGCCGGTCCCGCAGATCGGGCGGAAGCACCGCCTCGGCGACCTCGGGCCCCATGGCCAGTGCCGCCGTCGGTCTGTCGGCCACGCTTGCCGCCTTTCCGTAGTACGGATAGTAACCGTT contains:
- a CDS encoding chitinase; this translates as MSHALSHGRRPLSRRLRPVATAVAVAAVAGGTAFTAQAEPSAATPPTLAAAPQAVAPYLYNGWGNPPDPAEVQQATGVSWFTLAFVLSDGTCDPKWDGSRPLTGDVDQRTVDTVRKGGGDVVPSFGGASGNKLEESCADSDALAGAYQKVIDAYGLKAIDIDIEGDAYNSAVIQQKTIDALKKVKADNAGLVTYVTFPSDQGGPDDSMIGRAADSGLEVDGWTIMPFDFGGAGQNMADLTEQATDGLKNTVKSAYGYSDDDAYRHSGLSSMNGITDNQETVTTGDFESILAYASEHHLARLSFWSVNRDRPCPGAYPNDDTCSGVDQDAWQFTKIFARYQG
- a CDS encoding hydroxyacid dehydrogenase, with the protein product MGPEVAEAVLPPDLRDRLARSVDLVPLPLTASLTCGDARDALAGTQLLITGWGCPPLTAEVLAGAPRLRAVVHAAGSVKYLVTEAVWQRKLLVSSAADANAGPVADFTLAAITLGSKRALTSAARYATGWPGFTEREGADGRTIGVIGASHIGRRVIERLVASDAGYRVLLTDPYVGTAEAAELGAELVPLRELCSSSSVVSVHAPQLPETRHLLSADMLALIPDGGTVINTARGSLVDTEALARVCASGRLDAFLDVTDPEPLPTDHPLLRLSNVLVTPHVAGAQGSEVRRLGRYAVEEAERFARGEPLRGGLGRAELTRLA